Proteins from one Pseudomonas sp. KBS0710 genomic window:
- a CDS encoding TolC family outer membrane protein: MKTLLLALCLSCAPAAQALGLLEAYDLALRNDPTFQAAIKEREAGEENRVIGRAALLPNLSWSYNNSRNGSEVTQNRTTSDRDYRSYASTLTLQQPLLDYEAYARFRQGTAQALMADERFRSKSQELAVRVLGAYSQALLAQERIELSRAQKRAFAERLQLNDRLLKGGEGTRTDVLETQARLSLAQAEELESQDAQDSALRELEAIVGQPLLIEELAPLARQFEIAPLEPNRFETWREMAMANNPELKSSHHALDVASYEVERKRAGHLPKVSLYASSRKTSSDSESSYNQKYDTNSVGIQVSLPLFAGGSVSASTRQAANQLSQAQYELDAQTANTLVELRKQFNLNTSGAAKVRAYEMAVSSATALVSATKKSVAGGERVNLDVLDAEQQLFTARRDLANARHAYLLARIQLKYYAGLLSEQDLRALAGYFQPSA; this comes from the coding sequence ATGAAGACGCTGCTGCTTGCCCTGTGTTTGAGTTGTGCGCCGGCCGCGCAGGCCTTGGGTTTGTTGGAGGCTTATGATCTGGCCCTGCGCAACGATCCAACCTTTCAGGCCGCGATCAAGGAGCGTGAAGCCGGTGAGGAGAACCGCGTGATCGGCCGGGCGGCGTTGCTGCCGAACCTGTCCTGGAGTTACAACAATTCGCGCAATGGATCCGAAGTCACCCAGAACCGCACCACCAGCGACCGCGACTATCGCAGCTACGCCTCCACGTTGACCCTGCAACAACCGCTGCTCGATTACGAAGCCTATGCACGATTTCGCCAGGGCACCGCCCAGGCGTTGATGGCCGATGAACGTTTTCGCAGCAAAAGCCAGGAATTGGCCGTGCGGGTACTGGGCGCCTATAGCCAGGCGCTGTTGGCCCAGGAGCGCATCGAGTTGAGCCGCGCGCAGAAGCGTGCGTTTGCCGAGCGCCTGCAACTCAATGACCGCCTGCTTAAAGGCGGCGAGGGCACGCGTACCGATGTGCTGGAAACCCAGGCGCGGCTGAGCCTGGCCCAGGCCGAAGAGCTTGAATCGCAGGATGCCCAGGACAGCGCCTTGCGTGAATTGGAGGCCATTGTGGGTCAGCCGTTGCTGATCGAAGAGTTGGCACCGCTGGCGCGCCAGTTCGAGATTGCGCCCCTGGAGCCGAACCGTTTTGAGACGTGGCGTGAAATGGCCATGGCCAACAACCCTGAGCTGAAGTCTTCGCATCACGCGCTGGACGTGGCTTCCTATGAAGTCGAGCGTAAGCGCGCCGGGCACTTGCCCAAGGTCAGCCTGTACGCCAGCAGCCGCAAGACCAGCTCCGATTCGGAAAGCAGCTACAACCAGAAGTACGACACCAACAGTGTCGGCATCCAGGTCAGCCTGCCGTTGTTTGCCGGTGGCTCGGTCTCGGCCTCCACACGTCAGGCGGCGAACCAATTGTCCCAGGCTCAATATGAACTGGACGCGCAAACCGCCAACACCCTGGTGGAGCTGCGCAAGCAGTTCAACCTCAACACCAGCGGCGCGGCGAAAGTGCGTGCTTATGAGATGGCCGTCAGCTCGGCTACGGCCTTGGTCAGCGCGACCAAAAAGAGTGTGGCTGGCGGTGAGCGGGTCAACCTCGACGTGCTCGATGCCGAACAACAACTGTTCACCGCCCGCCGCGACCTGGCGAACGCACGGCATGCGTATTTGCTGGCGCGGATTCAGTTGAAGTATTACGCGGGGTTGCTGAGCGAGCAGGACTTGCGGGCGTTGGCAGGGTATTTCCAGCCGTCGGCATGA
- a CDS encoding DUF4160 domain-containing protein, giving the protein MRVGAYKGYVISVFLRDEHCPPHVHVRGMAWDARFRFSFLDGDVELWDVEPDRRRPSTSLLKELREAIMQPHYLARARRIWWEKLQTVCLENHSWDWDADEVLPGLIIQRGVYVIARARHDVVGQKTILNLVRAPGFVEIDL; this is encoded by the coding sequence ATGAGAGTAGGTGCTTACAAGGGATATGTGATTTCGGTGTTTCTCAGGGATGAACACTGCCCGCCCCACGTTCATGTCAGGGGCATGGCATGGGATGCGCGTTTTCGTTTCAGCTTTCTGGATGGGGACGTGGAGTTGTGGGATGTAGAGCCGGATCGCAGGCGGCCATCCACTTCGCTCTTGAAGGAGCTACGCGAGGCGATCATGCAGCCGCATTACCTGGCGCGGGCACGCAGGATCTGGTGGGAGAAGCTGCAAACGGTTTGCCTGGAGAACCATTCCTGGGATTGGGACGCCGATGAGGTACTGCCAGGGCTGATCATTCAGCGCGGTGTTTATGTGATTGCACGTGCCCGGCACGATGTCGTGGGGCAGAAGACAATTTTGAATCTGGTCAGGGCACCGGGTTTTGTGGAGATTGATTTATGA
- a CDS encoding DUF2442 domain-containing protein, which produces MKKIVKAKVVPYKPLTDADVDKAIARGRKLKRLYANASNVRYEHECISIGFSDGSRVMLPVAGLSEFEGFSQADFQQLQVGFGGKALCCEAQDLDVSITGLIATSQPLMDLATSLVASRNGRKSSAAKTAAARANGKKGGRPRKKDDEGVELPPGQ; this is translated from the coding sequence ATGAAAAAAATCGTAAAAGCCAAAGTCGTGCCGTACAAGCCGCTCACGGACGCCGATGTCGACAAGGCAATCGCCCGTGGGCGCAAGCTCAAACGTCTGTACGCCAATGCCAGCAATGTGCGCTATGAACACGAGTGCATTTCCATCGGCTTCAGCGACGGCAGCCGCGTCATGTTGCCTGTAGCCGGGCTATCGGAGTTCGAAGGGTTTTCCCAGGCGGACTTTCAACAACTGCAGGTCGGCTTTGGCGGCAAGGCGCTGTGCTGTGAGGCGCAGGATCTGGATGTGTCGATCACCGGCCTCATCGCTACCAGCCAGCCCTTGATGGACCTGGCGACAAGCCTGGTAGCGTCGCGCAACGGTCGCAAGAGCAGCGCCGCCAAAACCGCCGCCGCCCGAGCCAATGGCAAGAAGGGCGGTCGGCCACGCAAGAAGGACGATGAGGGTGTTGAATTACCGCCGGGTCAATAA
- the trmA gene encoding tRNA (uridine(54)-C5)-methyltransferase TrmA, translating into MTFDAASYTVQLQDKVTRLRDLLAPFDAPEPQVFDSPLQNFRLRAEFRLWREGGERHYAMFSQDDKRTPILIEEFPIASARINELMPQLKAAWQASAALSHKLFQVEFLTTLAGDAMITLCYHRPLDEHWHTAANKLAADLNVSIIGRSKGKRDVIGHDYVVEKLEVGGRTFSYRQPEGAFTQPNGTVNQKMLNWAYEALGDRPDDLLELYCGNGNFTLPLATRVRKVLATEISKTSVNAALSNLDENAVDNVTLVRLSAEELTEALNEVRPFRRLHGIDLKSYEFGSVFVDPPRAGMDPDTCELTRRFDNILYISCNPETLAANIAQLHDTHRITQCAMFDQFPWTHHMESGVLLTRR; encoded by the coding sequence ATGACTTTTGACGCCGCAAGCTACACCGTTCAATTGCAAGACAAGGTCACGCGCCTGCGTGACCTGTTGGCACCGTTCGACGCCCCCGAACCGCAGGTCTTCGATTCGCCGCTGCAGAACTTCCGCCTGCGCGCGGAGTTCCGCCTGTGGCGCGAAGGCGGCGAGCGCCACTACGCGATGTTCTCCCAGGACGACAAGCGCACGCCGATCCTCATCGAAGAATTCCCGATCGCCAGCGCACGCATCAACGAGCTGATGCCGCAACTCAAGGCCGCCTGGCAAGCCAGCGCAGCCTTGAGCCACAAGCTGTTCCAAGTGGAGTTCCTGACCACTCTGGCCGGCGACGCGATGATTACCCTGTGCTATCACCGCCCGCTGGACGAGCATTGGCACACTGCCGCGAACAAGCTCGCGGCCGACTTGAATGTCAGCATCATCGGCCGCTCCAAGGGCAAGCGCGATGTGATCGGCCACGACTACGTGGTGGAAAAACTCGAGGTCGGCGGGCGCACGTTCAGCTACCGCCAACCCGAGGGCGCGTTCACCCAGCCCAACGGCACCGTGAACCAGAAGATGCTCAACTGGGCCTATGAAGCCTTGGGCGATCGCCCGGATGATTTGCTGGAGTTGTACTGCGGCAACGGCAACTTCACCCTGCCACTGGCGACCCGGGTGCGTAAGGTGCTGGCCACCGAAATCAGCAAGACCTCGGTGAATGCGGCCTTAAGCAACCTCGATGAAAACGCAGTGGATAATGTCACGCTGGTGCGCCTGTCTGCCGAGGAACTCACCGAGGCACTCAACGAAGTTCGCCCGTTCCGCCGCCTGCACGGCATCGACCTCAAGAGCTACGAATTCGGTAGCGTGTTCGTCGACCCACCGCGCGCCGGCATGGACCCGGACACCTGTGAACTGACCCGACGTTTTGACAACATCCTGTACATCTCCTGCAACCCGGAGACGCTGGCGGCGAACATTGCGCAACTGCATGACACGCACCGGATTACCCAGTGTGCGATGTTTGACCAGTTCCCCTGGACGCACCATATGGAATCCGGGGTGTTATTGACCCGGCGGTAA
- a CDS encoding NCS2 family permease, translating into MLEKLFQLKAHNTNVRTEILAGITTFLAMAYILFVNPSILGETGMDKGAVFVATCLAAAIGSTVMGLIANYPIALAPGMGLNAFFTYTVVLHMGHTWQVALGAVFISAVLFFLLSIFRIREWIINSIPLPLRSAIAAGIGLFLALIALHNAGIVVSNPATMVGLGDLKQPAPILATLGFALIVALEALAVRGAVLIGILAVTIVSIVMGFTPFGGVTSMPPSLAPTFLQLDIKGALDIGLVSVIFAFLFVDLFDNSGTLIGVAKRAGLMGKDGHMPKMGRALIADSTAAMAGSLLGTSTTTSYIESAAGVSAGGRTGLTAIVVAILFLLALFFSPLAASVPAFATAPALLFVAVLMTQGLAEIDWDDITVAAPVVVTALAMPFTYSIANGIAFGFIAWTAIKLLSGRYRELNPALVILSILFVIKLGWFNA; encoded by the coding sequence ATGCTGGAAAAGCTGTTTCAACTCAAAGCACACAACACCAACGTGCGCACCGAGATTCTCGCGGGTATCACGACCTTTCTGGCCATGGCCTACATTCTGTTTGTGAACCCGAGCATCCTCGGCGAGACCGGCATGGACAAGGGCGCGGTGTTTGTCGCCACCTGCCTGGCCGCCGCCATCGGTTCGACCGTGATGGGCCTGATCGCCAACTACCCGATCGCGCTGGCACCGGGCATGGGCCTCAACGCCTTCTTCACCTACACCGTGGTCCTGCACATGGGCCACACCTGGCAAGTCGCGCTGGGCGCGGTGTTCATTTCGGCGGTGTTGTTCTTCCTGCTGTCGATCTTCCGCATCCGTGAGTGGATCATCAACAGCATCCCGCTGCCGCTGCGCTCGGCGATTGCAGCCGGTATCGGCCTGTTCCTGGCGCTGATCGCCCTGCATAACGCCGGCATCGTGGTCAGCAACCCGGCTACCATGGTCGGCCTGGGCGACCTGAAACAACCGGCGCCGATCCTGGCCACCCTGGGTTTCGCGCTGATCGTGGCGCTGGAAGCCCTGGCGGTACGCGGCGCGGTGCTGATCGGCATCCTGGCGGTGACCATCGTGTCTATCGTGATGGGTTTCACACCATTCGGCGGCGTCACTTCCATGCCTCCGTCCCTGGCCCCGACCTTCCTGCAACTGGATATCAAAGGTGCGCTGGATATCGGCCTGGTCAGCGTGATCTTCGCCTTCCTGTTCGTTGACCTGTTCGACAACTCCGGCACCCTGATCGGCGTGGCCAAGCGTGCCGGCCTGATGGGCAAGGACGGCCACATGCCGAAAATGGGCCGTGCACTGATCGCTGACAGTACCGCCGCCATGGCCGGTTCGCTGCTGGGTACGTCGACCACCACCAGCTACATCGAGTCGGCTGCGGGCGTGAGCGCCGGTGGCCGTACCGGTTTGACCGCCATCGTGGTCGCCATCCTGTTCCTGCTGGCGCTGTTCTTCTCGCCGCTGGCCGCCAGTGTTCCAGCGTTTGCCACCGCGCCGGCGCTGCTGTTCGTGGCCGTGCTGATGACCCAGGGCCTGGCCGAAATCGACTGGGATGACATTACCGTTGCAGCGCCAGTGGTGGTCACCGCCCTGGCGATGCCTTTCACTTATTCCATCGCCAACGGCATCGCCTTCGGTTTCATCGCCTGGACCGCCATCAAGCTGCTTTCGGGCCGCTACCGTGAGCTGAACCCGGCACTGGTGATCCTGTCGATTCTGTTTGTGATCAAGCTGGGCTGGTTCAACGCATGA
- a CDS encoding DUF4879 domain-containing protein, producing the protein MKKANASSLALFAAIGLGLVAPAWGAAAPPLSEVRVFKVESARCTETIPTGVATTQMCTHRGPTKVSVMEVGLGKSPMGRFNGAELNGQRTPVCQVGNISEVCNGAGTVMGYIYVFDLNVQAQGWFEYSNISINGAQNTLKLEFNIL; encoded by the coding sequence ATGAAAAAAGCCAACGCCAGCAGTCTAGCTCTGTTCGCCGCAATCGGCCTGGGGCTTGTGGCACCGGCGTGGGGCGCGGCTGCACCGCCCTTGAGCGAGGTGCGGGTGTTCAAGGTCGAGTCGGCGCGCTGCACGGAAACCATCCCCACGGGAGTGGCGACCACCCAGATGTGCACACACCGGGGCCCGACCAAGGTCTCGGTGATGGAAGTCGGCCTGGGCAAAAGCCCGATGGGCCGCTTCAATGGCGCCGAATTGAATGGGCAGCGCACACCGGTGTGTCAGGTGGGCAACATCAGCGAAGTCTGTAACGGCGCAGGCACTGTGATGGGCTACATCTATGTGTTTGACCTGAATGTCCAGGCCCAAGGCTGGTTCGAATACAGCAATATCTCGATCAATGGCGCGCAAAACACCTTGAAGCTCGAGTTCAACATCCTCTGA
- a CDS encoding (2Fe-2S)-binding protein: MSATPNGATTQPFVSHPIRLILNGQDRQLQVLPWTTLLDLLREQLDLVGSKKGCDHGQCGACTVLRDGKRINACLTLAVMCDGAELTTIEGLADGDQLHPMQQAFIQRDAFQCGYCTPGQICSAVGLANEGRAHDSAQIQELMSGNLCRCGAYSNIRDAIEDVVLGGDQ; this comes from the coding sequence ATGAGCGCGACCCCTAATGGCGCGACGACCCAACCGTTCGTCAGCCACCCGATACGCCTGATCCTGAATGGCCAAGACCGCCAATTGCAGGTGTTGCCCTGGACCACCCTGCTGGACCTGCTGCGTGAACAGTTGGACCTGGTAGGCAGCAAAAAAGGCTGTGACCACGGCCAGTGCGGTGCCTGCACGGTGTTGCGCGATGGCAAGCGTATCAACGCCTGCCTGACCCTGGCGGTGATGTGCGACGGTGCCGAGCTGACCACCATCGAGGGCCTGGCCGACGGCGACCAGTTGCACCCGATGCAGCAGGCCTTTATCCAGCGTGACGCGTTCCAGTGCGGCTACTGCACACCGGGGCAGATTTGCTCCGCCGTCGGCCTGGCCAATGAAGGCCGCGCCCATGACTCTGCGCAAATTCAGGAACTGATGAGCGGCAACCTGTGCCGTTGCGGGGCCTACAGCAATATTCGCGATGCCATTGAAGACGTTGTGCTGGGAGGTGACCAATGA
- a CDS encoding xanthine dehydrogenase family protein subunit M, translating to MNPFQYSKPADVHEAVHLSSATSRFIAGGTNLLDLMKENISRPEHLIDITGLALHGVEATADGGVMIGALVSNADLAWHPLIETRYPLLSQAILAGASPQLRNMASTGGNLLQRTRCYYFYDASVPCNKREPGSGCPARTGLNRIHAILGASEHCVATHPSDMCVALAALQARVHVEGSGGARVIELADFHRLPGDTPERDNLLADDELITAIELPPDRLANHSHYLKIRDRASYAFALVSVAAALELEGDTIVDARLALGGVAHKPWRDRAVEAALIGQAVSRETFSQAADALLQDAEPLEHNRFKIKLARRAIIRALSDAAVAGERS from the coding sequence ATGAACCCCTTCCAGTACAGCAAGCCGGCCGATGTGCATGAAGCCGTGCACCTGAGCAGCGCGACGTCGCGGTTTATCGCCGGTGGCACCAACCTGCTGGACCTGATGAAAGAAAACATCAGCCGCCCCGAACATCTGATCGACATTACCGGTTTGGCGCTGCATGGCGTAGAAGCGACCGCCGACGGCGGGGTGATGATCGGCGCGTTGGTCAGCAATGCCGACCTGGCTTGGCACCCGCTGATCGAGACACGCTACCCATTGCTGTCCCAGGCCATCCTGGCGGGCGCCTCGCCGCAACTGCGCAATATGGCCAGTACCGGCGGCAACCTGCTGCAACGTACCCGTTGCTACTATTTCTATGATGCCAGCGTGCCGTGCAATAAGCGTGAACCTGGCAGCGGCTGCCCGGCGCGCACCGGGTTGAACCGCATCCATGCGATCCTCGGCGCCAGCGAACACTGCGTGGCCACCCATCCCTCGGACATGTGCGTCGCCCTGGCAGCGCTGCAGGCACGAGTACATGTAGAAGGAAGTGGTGGCGCGCGGGTGATCGAGCTTGCCGACTTTCATCGGCTTCCTGGCGATACGCCCGAGCGCGACAACCTGCTGGCCGACGATGAGCTGATCACCGCCATCGAACTGCCGCCTGACCGTCTCGCCAACCATAGCCACTACCTGAAGATTCGTGACCGTGCGTCCTACGCCTTCGCGCTGGTCTCCGTTGCCGCCGCGCTGGAACTGGAAGGCGACACCATCGTCGATGCGCGCCTGGCCCTTGGCGGTGTGGCCCACAAACCCTGGCGCGATCGCGCCGTGGAAGCCGCGCTGATCGGGCAAGCGGTCAGCCGCGAAACCTTCAGTCAGGCCGCTGACGCCCTGCTGCAAGACGCAGAGCCTTTGGAACACAACCGCTTCAAGATCAAGCTGGCACGCCGCGCAATCATCCGTGCATTGAGTGACGCCGCTGTCGCAGGAGAACGCTCATGA
- a CDS encoding xanthine dehydrogenase family protein molybdopterin-binding subunit has protein sequence MTAVGKPLDRVDGLLKVTGQARYAGEFPGNDLLHGSVVSSTIAKGRVLRIDASKALALPGVIKVLDHLNRPQLASYDEAFADADAADGSPFRPLYNDRVLYSGQPLALVIADNLELARHAASLVEIEYASEAFATDLVALQEQAHPSPQTPPKPRGNFQAEWAAAAVSLDMHYSTPIEHHNPMEPHASTVLYQPDGTLHIHDKTQGPQNCQAYVQKVFGLDKSQVRIFAAFVGGAFGSGLRPQYQLPLAVMAALALKRSVRVTLTRQQMFTFGYRPRTLQRLQLGAAANGRLLALGHTAIGQTSRFEDFSEHVVEWSGMLYHCDNVQLTYKLVPLDVFTPMDMRAPGAALGVIGLECAMDELACALGMDPVQLRLINYAERNQNEDKPWSSKALRECYREGAERFGWSQRNPEPRSMRDGNQLIGWGMAGGVWEALQMKASAKAQLDAQGQLTVSSATTDIGTGTYTVMTQIAAQTSGVAMADVRFLLGDSSLPTAPLQGGSFTVSSVGTAVQQACEALNAKLLAIARQTYPVFKEAESVRFEDGQLHTGDVSVSLAQLVKDSGEEVLAVQVDSQPDKKREGYATATHSAVFVEVQVDEDLGTIKVRRVVSAIAAGRVVNPKMARSQILGGVVWGIGMALHEETQVDHHLGRNMNHSLAEYHIPVNADIGDIEVIFVEEHDEIVNALGSKGVGEIGIVGVAAAVANAIYHATGKRVREFPITLDKVL, from the coding sequence ATGACCGCTGTCGGTAAACCCCTGGACCGCGTTGACGGTCTGCTCAAGGTCACCGGCCAGGCGCGTTATGCCGGTGAGTTTCCAGGCAACGACTTGCTGCATGGCAGTGTGGTTTCAAGCACGATTGCCAAGGGCCGGGTCCTCAGGATCGACGCGTCCAAAGCTTTGGCGCTGCCGGGCGTGATCAAGGTGCTTGATCATCTGAACCGCCCCCAACTCGCCAGCTACGATGAGGCTTTTGCCGATGCCGATGCGGCCGACGGCTCGCCGTTTCGCCCGCTGTATAACGACCGCGTGCTGTATAGCGGCCAACCCCTGGCCCTGGTGATCGCCGACAACCTTGAACTGGCGCGGCACGCTGCCTCGCTGGTCGAGATCGAATACGCGAGCGAGGCATTTGCAACTGACCTGGTTGCCCTGCAGGAGCAGGCGCACCCTTCGCCGCAAACGCCGCCCAAGCCACGCGGTAATTTCCAGGCCGAGTGGGCCGCTGCCGCCGTCAGCCTGGATATGCACTACAGCACGCCCATCGAGCACCATAACCCGATGGAACCCCACGCCAGCACCGTGCTGTATCAGCCGGACGGCACCCTGCATATCCACGACAAGACCCAAGGCCCGCAGAACTGCCAGGCGTATGTGCAAAAAGTCTTCGGCCTGGATAAAAGCCAGGTAAGGATCTTCGCTGCGTTTGTCGGCGGTGCCTTCGGCTCGGGCCTGCGCCCGCAGTATCAATTGCCGCTGGCGGTGATGGCAGCGCTGGCGCTCAAGCGTTCGGTGCGCGTTACCTTGACCCGCCAACAGATGTTCACGTTTGGCTACCGCCCGCGCACCTTGCAGCGTTTGCAACTGGGCGCTGCCGCCAATGGTCGCCTGTTGGCGTTGGGCCACACTGCGATTGGCCAGACCTCGCGCTTCGAAGACTTCAGCGAACATGTGGTGGAATGGAGCGGCATGCTCTACCACTGCGACAATGTGCAACTGACCTACAAGCTGGTGCCCCTGGACGTGTTCACGCCGATGGACATGCGCGCACCGGGCGCTGCGCTGGGCGTGATCGGCCTGGAATGCGCAATGGATGAACTGGCCTGCGCCCTGGGGATGGACCCTGTGCAACTGCGCCTGATCAACTACGCCGAGCGCAACCAGAACGAAGACAAACCCTGGTCGAGCAAAGCCCTGCGCGAGTGTTACCGCGAAGGCGCCGAGCGCTTCGGCTGGAGCCAGCGCAACCCCGAGCCGCGCAGCATGCGTGATGGCAACCAGTTGATCGGTTGGGGCATGGCCGGTGGTGTGTGGGAAGCCCTGCAGATGAAAGCCAGCGCCAAGGCGCAGTTGGATGCCCAAGGCCAATTGACGGTCAGCAGCGCCACCACTGATATCGGCACGGGTACGTATACGGTGATGACGCAGATTGCCGCGCAAACCAGTGGTGTGGCGATGGCCGATGTGCGTTTTCTGCTCGGCGATTCGTCGTTACCCACGGCGCCGTTACAGGGCGGCTCGTTTACCGTGTCTTCCGTCGGCACTGCGGTGCAGCAAGCCTGCGAGGCGCTGAACGCCAAGCTGCTGGCGATTGCCCGGCAGACTTACCCGGTGTTCAAAGAGGCTGAATCGGTGCGCTTTGAAGACGGCCAGCTGCACACAGGAGACGTGAGTGTGTCCTTGGCGCAACTGGTCAAGGACAGTGGCGAAGAGGTGTTGGCCGTTCAGGTTGACAGCCAACCGGACAAAAAGCGTGAAGGCTATGCGACGGCGACCCATTCGGCGGTGTTTGTCGAGGTTCAGGTCGACGAAGACCTGGGCACGATCAAGGTGCGTCGGGTGGTCAGCGCCATTGCCGCCGGGCGCGTGGTCAATCCGAAGATGGCCCGCAGCCAGATCCTCGGCGGCGTGGTCTGGGGCATCGGCATGGCACTGCATGAAGAAACCCAGGTCGACCATCACCTGGGGCGCAACATGAACCACAGCCTGGCCGAGTACCACATCCCGGTAAATGCCGACATCGGCGACATTGAAGTGATTTTTGTCGAAGAACACGACGAAATTGTCAACGCCCTGGGCTCCAAGGGCGTGGGTGAAATCGGCATTGTCGGGGTGGCGGCAGCGGTGGCGAATGCTATTTACCATGCCACCGGCAAGCGCGTGCGGGAGTTTCCTATCACCTTGGATAAGGTGTTGTAG
- a CDS encoding MFS transporter, with protein MPSEPALLLRHHRPFIAFWLARIFTASGFQMLTVAIGWNLYQLTGNVLDLGLVGLVEFVPRVLFMLHTGHVADRYERRKVAAICQTVQALIALSLAIGGLTGNVTREMIFILAFLLGAARSFEMPTTQALLPSIVPSALFPRAVASSQSAQQLATIVAPALGGLLYAFGSVWVYGPTVALYLIACVLTLNLPARQTPLNKAKATMDSLLAGIRFIRSRPDILGAISLDLFAVLLGGATALLPVFAKDILLTGAWGLGLLRSAPAVGALLMSLWLARFSVDRQVGRVMFTAVGVFGVATIAFGLSTSFWFSLAVLVVLGAADMISMVIRASFVQLETPDEMRGRVSAVNGLFIGASNQLGEFESGITAHWFGTVPAVVMGGIGTLLVTGVWIKLFPTLTNRDRMHVPVEETKL; from the coding sequence ATGCCTAGTGAACCTGCGTTGCTGTTGCGTCACCACCGCCCTTTCATCGCGTTCTGGCTGGCGCGGATCTTTACCGCCAGCGGTTTCCAGATGCTTACCGTGGCCATCGGCTGGAACCTCTACCAATTGACCGGCAACGTGCTGGACCTGGGTTTGGTTGGCCTGGTGGAGTTCGTACCACGGGTGTTGTTCATGTTGCACACCGGGCATGTGGCTGATCGCTATGAGCGGCGCAAGGTCGCTGCCATCTGCCAGACCGTGCAGGCATTGATTGCCTTGTCCCTGGCCATCGGCGGCCTGACCGGCAACGTGACCCGCGAGATGATCTTTATCCTCGCCTTCCTGCTTGGCGCCGCACGCTCGTTTGAAATGCCCACCACCCAGGCGCTGCTGCCGAGTATCGTGCCCAGCGCGCTGTTCCCACGGGCCGTGGCCTCGTCGCAGTCGGCCCAGCAACTGGCGACCATTGTCGCACCCGCGCTGGGCGGCTTGCTTTATGCGTTCGGCAGCGTGTGGGTGTATGGCCCCACCGTGGCGCTGTACCTGATTGCCTGTGTGCTGACCCTTAACCTGCCCGCACGCCAGACGCCGCTGAACAAGGCCAAGGCAACCATGGACTCGCTGCTGGCCGGGATCCGCTTTATTCGCAGCCGCCCGGATATTCTCGGCGCCATCTCGTTGGACCTGTTCGCCGTGCTGCTGGGCGGTGCAACCGCATTGCTGCCGGTGTTCGCCAAGGACATCCTGCTGACCGGCGCCTGGGGCCTGGGCCTGCTGCGTTCGGCGCCGGCGGTGGGTGCCTTGTTGATGTCGCTGTGGCTGGCGCGGTTCTCGGTAGACCGGCAGGTTGGCCGTGTGATGTTCACCGCCGTCGGTGTGTTTGGCGTGGCAACCATTGCGTTCGGCCTGTCGACTTCGTTCTGGTTCTCGCTGGCCGTGCTGGTGGTGCTGGGCGCGGCGGACATGATCAGCATGGTGATCCGCGCTTCGTTCGTGCAGCTGGAGACCCCGGATGAAATGCGCGGGCGCGTCAGTGCGGTCAACGGCCTGTTTATCGGCGCCTCCAACCAACTGGGTGAGTTTGAATCGGGAATTACCGCCCACTGGTTCGGCACAGTGCCTGCCGTGGTGATGGGCGGGATAGGGACGCTGTTGGTGACGGGGGTGTGGATAAAGCTGTTTCCGACCCTGACCAACCGCGATCGGATGCATGTGCCGGTGGAAGAAACCAAGCTATAA